In one window of Maribacter sp. BPC-D8 DNA:
- a CDS encoding RagB/SusD family nutrient uptake outer membrane protein: MKNYKSIKRYSTIVLTIMLFTLGACEDSLEIDVRDSFASDLVLSTPEQVELLLFTSYNSTESFGAGSQFWARYMNVEIASLEARMNFNATTQALDRFNVVRGWTSANVGQLGQKWQDLWTYVRQANVFLELVEGSEAQINNPDEIEALKAEMRFIRVNQYSKLLKFFGGVPLLTSAATLDDDFNISRNSYQEVVEFIVSEIDEIAPLLPLTRESGEFGRATRLAALALKSRTLLYAASDLHDASMAPQSSNLELYTYNKPSKWQDAADAAAAVIDLVGDRDLISTSNAKAYQELFLSANQDILFARPFGGSVFGFGSDVTTQPDNAQSPRGFDGWGLSTPLHNYTLVYNMDDGNTTDSPSYDTSNPYENREMRFYANINYQGAIFRGRPIDYAISVDNTVVPDGLDSFSQDQQTLGNFRHGSTTGYAMRKFQNEALGTDVKQASPGRPYIIYRLAEIYLNYAEASFRAGDEETARRYVSRVSERALQPAITASGPELLEAIKRERRVELAFEGHNFFDERRWLNEDNLGFDVKGMRWTKDLAENVSFEELTIETRPFDQKQYYLPIPQSEINRTEALIQNVGY, from the coding sequence ATGAAAAATTATAAATCAATAAAAAGGTATAGTACTATAGTACTAACAATCATGCTCTTTACACTGGGGGCTTGTGAAGATAGTTTAGAAATAGACGTAAGAGACTCATTTGCCAGTGATTTGGTGTTAAGCACACCCGAGCAAGTAGAATTGTTACTATTCACCTCGTATAACAGTACGGAATCATTTGGGGCTGGAAGTCAATTTTGGGCCCGATATATGAATGTGGAGATAGCTTCTCTTGAAGCTAGAATGAATTTTAACGCGACTACACAAGCTCTAGATCGTTTTAACGTAGTTAGAGGTTGGACTTCTGCTAATGTAGGCCAGTTAGGTCAAAAGTGGCAAGACCTTTGGACCTATGTAAGACAAGCTAATGTGTTTTTAGAATTAGTAGAAGGTAGTGAAGCTCAAATAAATAATCCTGATGAAATAGAAGCCTTAAAAGCAGAGATGCGCTTTATAAGGGTTAATCAGTACTCAAAATTATTAAAGTTTTTTGGGGGAGTACCTTTATTAACATCGGCGGCAACGTTAGATGATGACTTTAATATCTCACGTAATAGTTATCAAGAGGTTGTAGAATTTATAGTAAGTGAAATAGATGAAATTGCACCACTTCTACCTCTGACTAGAGAAAGTGGAGAATTTGGTAGAGCTACAAGATTGGCTGCGTTGGCCCTTAAATCTAGAACCTTGTTATATGCTGCTAGTGATTTGCATGATGCTTCTATGGCTCCGCAATCATCTAATTTAGAATTATATACTTATAACAAACCGAGCAAATGGCAAGATGCAGCTGATGCTGCCGCAGCCGTTATTGATTTGGTGGGAGATCGAGATTTGATAAGCACTTCAAATGCAAAAGCTTACCAAGAACTATTTTTATCAGCAAATCAAGATATCTTGTTCGCAAGACCTTTTGGTGGAAGTGTTTTTGGCTTCGGTTCTGATGTTACGACTCAACCTGACAATGCCCAATCACCTAGAGGTTTTGATGGATGGGGTCTTTCTACACCACTGCACAACTACACCTTAGTTTATAATATGGACGATGGTAACACTACCGATAGTCCTTCTTATGATACTTCAAACCCGTATGAAAACCGTGAAATGCGTTTTTATGCCAACATCAATTATCAAGGGGCTATTTTTAGAGGAAGACCTATTGATTACGCTATTTCTGTAGACAACACCGTTGTCCCTGATGGTTTGGACTCTTTTTCACAAGACCAACAAACTTTAGGAAACTTTAGACATGGATCTACAACTGGGTATGCAATGCGTAAATTCCAAAATGAGGCATTAGGCACAGATGTAAAACAAGCCAGCCCAGGAAGACCATATATCATTTATCGACTTGCAGAAATTTATTTGAATTATGCAGAGGCTTCATTTAGAGCAGGTGATGAAGAAACGGCAAGAAGATATGTAAGTAGAGTTTCAGAAAGAGCTTTACAACCAGCCATTACAGCTAGTGGTCCAGAACTTTTAGAGGCTATAAAAAGAGAAAGACGAGTAGAACTTGCCTTTGAAGGGCACAACTTCTTTGATGAAAGACGTTGGTTAAATGAAGATAATCTTGGTTTTGACGTAAAAGGTATGCGTTGGACAAAAGATCTTGCTGAAAATGTTTCTTTTGAAGAACTTACAATTGAAACAAGACCATTTGATCAAAAACAGTACTACTTACCAATACCTCAATCAGAAATAAATAGAACTGAGGCACTTATTCAAAACGTAGGGTACTAA
- a CDS encoding sulfatase — protein MKKIIFATVCLMTLCCSAQEKPNIVLLFSDDAGYADFGFHGSKIMKTPNLDKLASQGVRFTQAYVSDPTCGPSRAGLITGKYQQRFGFEENNVPGYMSAVSAADDREMGVPVEEVTIADYLKKLGYATSFYGKWHLGGDDRFHPTKRGFDEFYGFRGGARSYFPYSDAPASEMDLMERGFANFVEPEKYLTDALAKESVDFIERNAKASKPFFTILSFNAVHTPMDATEDDLKQFPGLVGKRKTVAAMTLALDRACGKVLDKLKELGIEDNTIVIFTNDNGGPTDKNAGVNYPLSGTKSSHLEGGIRVPFLMKWPGKVKPNTVYDYPISTLDLLPTFYAVAGGNEKELKDIDGVNLIPYINGIDKNRPHETLFWKKDARGVIRKGDWKLIRYPDRPAELYNIPADISETNNVVADHPEMVKELFKELFSWELTLERPRWMLKKSFEKVDIDRMDQYRDQSKYLNGESNK, from the coding sequence ATGAAAAAAATAATATTTGCAACAGTTTGTCTTATGACTTTGTGTTGTTCGGCACAAGAAAAACCCAATATCGTGCTCTTGTTTTCTGATGATGCAGGTTATGCCGATTTTGGTTTTCATGGTAGCAAAATAATGAAGACACCTAATCTAGATAAACTAGCAAGCCAAGGGGTGCGCTTTACCCAAGCGTATGTTTCTGATCCTACATGTGGTCCTTCAAGGGCAGGGTTGATTACAGGTAAATATCAACAACGATTTGGTTTTGAAGAGAATAATGTACCTGGTTATATGAGTGCTGTATCTGCAGCTGATGACCGAGAAATGGGTGTGCCTGTAGAAGAAGTAACCATTGCAGACTATTTAAAGAAGCTAGGGTATGCCACTTCATTTTATGGAAAATGGCACTTAGGTGGCGATGACCGTTTTCACCCAACAAAACGCGGTTTCGATGAGTTTTATGGTTTTAGAGGTGGCGCAAGAAGTTATTTTCCATATTCAGATGCACCGGCAAGTGAAATGGATTTGATGGAACGCGGATTTGCAAATTTCGTAGAGCCAGAAAAATATTTGACAGATGCCTTGGCAAAAGAATCTGTAGATTTTATAGAAAGAAACGCAAAAGCATCTAAACCATTTTTTACCATACTATCATTCAATGCGGTTCATACCCCTATGGATGCAACCGAAGATGATTTAAAACAATTTCCTGGTTTAGTAGGTAAACGAAAAACTGTTGCCGCCATGACTTTGGCACTAGACCGTGCTTGTGGTAAGGTATTAGATAAGTTAAAGGAATTAGGTATTGAAGACAATACCATTGTAATATTTACAAATGATAATGGCGGACCTACAGATAAAAATGCAGGAGTAAATTATCCGTTAAGTGGCACTAAATCAAGTCATTTAGAAGGTGGTATAAGAGTGCCATTTTTAATGAAATGGCCAGGTAAAGTAAAACCGAATACGGTATATGACTACCCCATAAGTACATTAGATCTGCTACCTACATTTTATGCTGTAGCAGGCGGTAATGAAAAAGAACTAAAAGATATTGATGGTGTAAACCTTATTCCTTACATCAATGGCATAGATAAAAATAGACCACATGAAACGCTTTTTTGGAAAAAAGATGCCAGGGGTGTTATACGTAAAGGAGATTGGAAACTTATAAGATATCCAGATAGACCTGCAGAGCTTTATAATATACCCGCAGATATTTCAGAAACTAATAATGTGGTAGCAGACCATCCAGAAATGGTGAAAGAACTTTTTAAAGAGCTTTTCTCTTGGGAACTTACGCTTGAAAGACCTCGATGGATGCTTAAAAAATCTTTTGAAAAAGTCGATATAGATCGTATGGATCAATACAGAGATCAATCAAAGTATTTAAACGGAGAATCTAATAAATAG
- a CDS encoding MFS transporter, with amino-acid sequence MTKKRYNMLALIFGSVVINYLDRTNISVAAPAIKEALDLSSVQLGLIFSAFGWTYVALQIPGGIVVDKIGARLLYGLMLFFWSISTLLQGFVNSFIVMLGLRASIGIFEAPAYPANNAIVTKWFPENERASAIAIYTSGQFIGLAFLFPVLTVIQDQLGWRGLFIVSGIIGILWAIVWYVFYRDPDNHKSVSTEELAHIREGGGLVKASNSSAEKTKFSWSDLAQAFKHRKLWGVYLGQFCVGSVSIFFLTWFPTYLVEYRGLDFIKSGFLASVPFLAAFAGVLLSGFTSDYLIKKGKSIEFARKTPVLCGLLLSVTIIGANFTDDTFYVILFMTLAFFGNGLASITWVFVSLMAPKHLIGLVGGVFNLIGGLSAVIVPVVIGILVEDGDFSPALYFIGAITLLGFLSFLLVVGKVKRIEVAEPIA; translated from the coding sequence ATGACCAAGAAACGATATAATATGCTTGCTTTGATTTTTGGTAGTGTAGTTATCAATTATTTGGACAGGACGAATATATCGGTTGCGGCTCCGGCTATAAAAGAAGCCTTAGATCTTTCATCGGTACAGTTAGGGTTAATATTTTCCGCTTTTGGGTGGACTTACGTTGCGCTTCAAATACCAGGAGGTATTGTTGTTGACAAAATCGGTGCTAGATTGTTATATGGTCTAATGCTTTTCTTTTGGTCGATATCTACCTTGTTACAAGGTTTTGTAAATTCATTTATAGTCATGTTAGGTTTACGTGCTAGTATTGGAATATTCGAAGCACCGGCATATCCCGCAAATAATGCTATCGTTACAAAGTGGTTTCCTGAAAATGAAAGGGCTTCTGCAATAGCTATATATACTTCAGGACAATTTATTGGTTTGGCTTTTTTGTTTCCTGTTCTTACCGTAATTCAAGATCAATTGGGATGGCGAGGTTTATTTATAGTATCAGGTATTATAGGCATACTTTGGGCTATTGTTTGGTATGTTTTTTACCGTGATCCAGATAATCATAAATCGGTAAGTACCGAAGAATTAGCACATATAAGAGAAGGGGGTGGTTTGGTGAAGGCAAGTAATTCATCTGCTGAAAAAACAAAGTTTAGCTGGTCAGATTTAGCGCAAGCATTTAAGCACAGAAAATTGTGGGGAGTATATCTTGGTCAATTTTGTGTAGGATCCGTTTCTATATTTTTCTTGACTTGGTTTCCTACCTATTTAGTAGAATATCGAGGATTAGATTTTATAAAATCGGGCTTCTTGGCATCAGTACCATTTCTTGCGGCCTTCGCTGGGGTTTTACTTTCTGGTTTTACATCAGATTATTTAATCAAAAAAGGAAAATCTATTGAGTTTGCGAGAAAAACACCGGTATTATGTGGGTTATTATTATCGGTAACGATTATAGGAGCCAATTTTACAGATGATACTTTTTATGTTATTTTGTTTATGACCCTGGCTTTTTTTGGTAATGGGTTGGCATCGATAACATGGGTGTTTGTGTCACTAATGGCGCCAAAGCATTTAATTGGATTAGTAGGCGGAGTGTTTAATTTAATAGGAGGACTATCGGCGGTAATAGTTCCTGTAGTAATAGGTATTTTGGTGGAGGATGGGGATTTTAGTCCCGCATTATATTTTATAGGAGCCATAACACTTCTTGGTTTTTTATCCTTTTTGTTGGTTGTTGGCAAAGTAAAACGAATTGAAGTAGCAGAACCCATAGCATAA
- a CDS encoding mandelate racemase/muconate lactonizing enzyme family protein, with protein sequence MKITAVKTFPINIGFGSQLIIKIETDAGFYGWGASGLSGRELAVIGAIDHFRPNLIGKDPHQIGAIWQDLYRGQYFEGGRVLTAAISAIDIALYDIKGKSLGVPVYELLGGRQRNHVDCFASLRFTTEEELISRAQVLIKEGWNVLRLAPAEYEENSKAIFEPRESIAKVSKWVTKLREVIGPDPVVGIDYHHRLSAAETFSFLSKMPHGTLDFIEEPIRDETPEAYESLRKMVDIPFAIGEEFASKWQFLPYIERGITQFARVDVCNVGGMTEAMKVAAMAEAHYIDLMPHNPLGPICTAASIHLAAACPNVAWLEEINTPAEQPGTNDAEFYPIQPQLDGAKYIIPNVPGLGVEFNEELALSKKFIPVETPRLKKRDGSYTNW encoded by the coding sequence ATGAAGATTACGGCAGTAAAAACATTTCCGATCAATATTGGTTTTGGTAGTCAATTGATTATTAAAATTGAAACCGATGCTGGTTTTTATGGTTGGGGAGCATCAGGTCTTTCTGGTAGAGAGTTAGCAGTTATAGGTGCAATAGATCATTTTAGACCTAATTTAATAGGTAAAGACCCTCATCAAATTGGAGCTATTTGGCAAGATTTATATAGAGGTCAGTATTTTGAAGGAGGCCGCGTATTAACTGCCGCTATTTCTGCAATTGATATTGCCTTGTATGATATTAAAGGTAAATCTTTAGGTGTACCTGTCTATGAATTGTTAGGGGGTAGACAAAGAAACCATGTAGACTGTTTCGCATCGTTAAGATTTACTACCGAAGAAGAATTGATTAGTAGAGCTCAGGTTTTAATCAAAGAAGGGTGGAATGTGCTGCGCTTGGCACCTGCAGAATATGAAGAAAATAGCAAGGCTATTTTTGAACCTCGAGAATCAATTGCTAAAGTTTCTAAATGGGTTACAAAATTAAGAGAAGTAATAGGTCCTGATCCCGTTGTAGGTATCGACTATCATCATCGTCTTTCTGCCGCCGAGACGTTTTCATTTCTCTCAAAAATGCCACATGGAACTTTAGATTTTATTGAAGAGCCCATTAGAGATGAAACACCAGAAGCATATGAAAGTCTTCGTAAAATGGTAGATATACCATTTGCCATAGGAGAAGAATTTGCAAGTAAATGGCAGTTTCTGCCCTATATAGAAAGAGGTATAACACAATTTGCTAGAGTAGATGTATGTAATGTAGGTGGTATGACAGAAGCAATGAAAGTTGCTGCTATGGCAGAAGCCCATTATATTGACTTGATGCCGCACAATCCGTTAGGTCCGATCTGTACTGCGGCTTCTATTCATTTGGCAGCAGCATGCCCAAATGTAGCGTGGTTAGAAGAGATTAATACACCTGCAGAGCAACCAGGTACTAATGATGCTGAATTTTACCCGATACAACCCCAATTAGATGGTGCTAAGTATATCATACCAAATGTGCCAGGTTTGGGTGTTGAGTTTAATGAAGAATTGGCCTTGTCGAAAAAATTTATTCCAGTAGAGACTCCTCGTTTAAAAAAGAGAGACGGTTCATATACAAATTGGTAA
- a CDS encoding arylsulfatase — MSTHLKFKLSRILLAVTIISTCSILQSQDRPNVIIMMSDDQGYGDIGSHGNPFLKTPNMESIGEQGVEMTHFFAYPNCSASRAAVLTGRYPYRTGVTAVTQVDHFMNTSEETLAEILAENGYRTGIFGKWHLGDNAPMRPTDQGFQEALVHKGGGIGQAAGPAGNTYFDPILEHNNVSKKYEGYCDDIFTEAAMDFIGQKNKKPFLAYLATNLPHFPLQVPDERAEPYRKKGLHEDNALTYGMIDNIDYNVGRVLEKLKELGIEENTIVIFLSDNGPRNRRTKNDVYPGRWTANLRGTKTSVYECGIRVPFFVRWPGKIKQGQTSKTMGTVIDILPTILDACNVQAPENIKIDGKSLLPLWKGETDSFENSLFFTQMHYGPTPFKYMHFAVRGQKYKLISPHDFPHGILYQPKDEELQQVLSNLELYDVEEDPSERIDLAAKHPEIVEQLLDEYENWFDEVTEERDAKGIQRIYLGSALQPEVNLSRFDWGGPRVISKNELGHWRVTTELGVYSISLDLPEVTDNGVAHLKYNDLHLEQPIRKGQKNVVFNDVSLPKGEGNFHAYFKIGRLATGPLFVDVKRIDTK, encoded by the coding sequence ATGAGTACGCACCTAAAGTTCAAATTATCAAGAATATTGTTAGCGGTAACAATTATTTCTACGTGTTCAATATTACAATCACAAGATCGCCCGAATGTCATTATCATGATGAGCGATGATCAAGGCTACGGTGATATTGGATCTCACGGTAACCCATTTTTGAAGACTCCTAATATGGAATCTATTGGAGAGCAAGGTGTAGAGATGACCCATTTTTTTGCGTACCCAAATTGCTCTGCATCTCGTGCAGCAGTTTTAACAGGTCGATATCCATATAGAACTGGGGTGACCGCAGTAACTCAGGTAGATCATTTTATGAATACTTCTGAAGAGACCTTGGCTGAAATTCTTGCAGAGAACGGATACAGAACGGGCATTTTCGGAAAATGGCACTTAGGCGATAATGCACCCATGAGACCAACAGATCAAGGTTTTCAAGAGGCGCTGGTACACAAAGGTGGCGGAATAGGGCAGGCTGCAGGTCCTGCAGGAAACACGTATTTTGATCCAATTTTAGAGCATAATAATGTTTCTAAAAAGTATGAAGGCTATTGCGATGATATTTTTACTGAAGCCGCTATGGATTTCATCGGTCAAAAAAATAAAAAGCCTTTTTTAGCTTATTTAGCGACCAATCTTCCCCATTTTCCATTACAAGTCCCCGATGAACGTGCTGAACCTTATCGTAAAAAAGGATTGCATGAAGACAATGCACTAACGTATGGAATGATTGATAATATAGATTACAATGTTGGTCGTGTATTAGAAAAATTAAAGGAGCTAGGTATAGAAGAAAACACGATTGTTATTTTTTTATCAGACAACGGTCCAAGAAATAGAAGAACTAAAAATGATGTATACCCTGGTCGTTGGACGGCTAATTTAAGAGGTACTAAAACAAGTGTATATGAATGTGGAATAAGGGTGCCGTTTTTTGTCAGATGGCCAGGTAAAATAAAACAAGGTCAAACTTCAAAAACCATGGGTACCGTGATCGACATTTTGCCCACCATACTTGATGCTTGTAATGTACAGGCACCAGAAAATATTAAAATAGATGGTAAATCTCTTTTGCCATTATGGAAAGGTGAAACCGACTCTTTTGAAAACAGCTTATTTTTTACCCAAATGCATTATGGCCCTACACCTTTTAAATACATGCATTTTGCAGTTAGAGGTCAAAAATATAAATTGATCAGTCCGCATGATTTTCCGCATGGCATTCTATATCAACCCAAAGATGAAGAATTGCAACAAGTACTTTCGAATTTAGAGCTCTACGATGTTGAAGAAGATCCAAGCGAACGAATAGATCTTGCAGCAAAACACCCTGAAATAGTAGAGCAGTTATTGGATGAATATGAAAATTGGTTCGATGAGGTTACCGAAGAGCGCGATGCTAAAGGCATTCAAAGAATATATTTAGGTAGTGCGCTACAACCAGAAGTAAACCTTTCGAGGTTCGACTGGGGCGGACCACGAGTAATTTCAAAAAATGAGCTAGGGCATTGGCGCGTAACTACAGAATTAGGGGTGTATTCTATAAGCTTAGATTTGCCAGAAGTAACTGACAATGGTGTTGCCCATTTAAAATATAACGACCTTCATCTTGAACAACCAATTCGCAAAGGTCAAAAAAATGTAGTATTCAACGATGTTTCATTACCAAAAGGAGAAGGTAATTTTCATGCCTATTTTAAAATTGGTAGGTTGGCAACGGGGCCACTTTTTGTAGATGTAAAACGAATTGATACTAAGTAG
- a CDS encoding sugar porter family MFS transporter: protein MGAQKNRAFTYAIIVAIGGFIFGLDAALISGTVNFISQEFGLTDLQLGTAVSAPALGVLLALPFAGYACNQFGRKRTLQIVAILYLFSAIASALAPNYLTLVIARFIGGLAFSSISLASMYIGEIAPPKLRGKLVSMTQINIVVGLSTAYFINYLILQAIGSGAEWAVSWGVTENTWRWMLASEILPALVWLVLLFFIPESPAWLVYKNRIADAKRTLSKIIPSNEIDQHIQETQKSLDKGDENRSMVAQFKEIFSKPMRNILIIATTIAIVQQSTGINAILFYAPTVFEQLGLGTDAAFAQAIWIGLTSVIFTVLAILLIDRIGRKPMIIFGMIWIIISLGMCSYGFKSARYTITQDAISQMTDIEGVDKLNVLVGKEFGSDTEFKDALKEVLGEEGARNNSSLLLEKAADLNATLILIGLLSFIAAFHFSVGPIMWVLFSEIFPISIRGIAIPFFTIITSLTNYVVQQFFPWQLATMGGSAIFLFYAATVAIGLVVIWRYLKETKNMSIEEIQLALLKK from the coding sequence ATGGGAGCACAGAAGAATAGAGCATTTACCTATGCTATAATAGTTGCAATCGGCGGCTTTATTTTTGGGTTAGACGCTGCATTGATATCAGGAACGGTAAATTTTATTTCTCAAGAATTCGGTTTAACAGATTTACAACTAGGTACAGCTGTAAGTGCACCCGCACTAGGGGTGTTATTGGCATTGCCTTTTGCAGGGTATGCCTGCAATCAATTTGGTCGTAAGAGAACGTTACAGATAGTTGCCATACTTTATCTATTTTCTGCAATAGCTTCGGCACTGGCGCCAAATTATTTGACCTTGGTCATTGCTCGTTTTATTGGCGGTTTGGCTTTTAGTTCTATCTCATTGGCGTCAATGTATATTGGTGAAATAGCACCGCCAAAATTACGTGGTAAACTAGTATCTATGACTCAAATTAATATAGTGGTAGGTTTATCGACGGCATATTTTATTAATTATTTAATTCTGCAAGCTATTGGGTCTGGAGCAGAATGGGCAGTAAGTTGGGGTGTTACTGAAAATACATGGCGGTGGATGCTGGCTTCCGAGATATTACCTGCCTTGGTATGGTTGGTACTTTTGTTTTTTATACCAGAAAGTCCTGCTTGGTTGGTGTATAAAAATAGAATTGCTGATGCTAAAAGGACCTTGTCAAAAATTATTCCTTCTAATGAAATTGATCAACATATTCAAGAGACTCAAAAGAGTTTGGATAAGGGAGATGAAAATCGTTCAATGGTGGCTCAGTTTAAGGAGATTTTCAGTAAACCAATGCGCAATATTTTAATCATTGCTACTACGATAGCCATTGTGCAACAATCTACCGGAATAAATGCTATTTTGTTTTATGCACCTACGGTTTTTGAACAGTTAGGTTTAGGAACAGATGCTGCCTTTGCCCAAGCCATTTGGATTGGACTGACCAGTGTTATTTTTACGGTACTTGCTATTTTATTGATTGATAGGATAGGGCGTAAACCAATGATCATTTTTGGCATGATCTGGATCATCATTAGTTTAGGTATGTGTTCTTACGGATTTAAAAGTGCCCGCTATACCATTACCCAAGATGCTATTTCTCAAATGACGGATATAGAAGGTGTTGACAAACTTAATGTGCTTGTTGGTAAAGAATTTGGTAGCGATACTGAATTTAAAGACGCATTAAAAGAAGTATTAGGGGAAGAGGGTGCGCGTAATAACAGCAGCTTACTCTTAGAAAAAGCGGCAGATTTAAATGCGACTTTAATTCTAATTGGTCTGTTAAGTTTTATTGCAGCATTCCATTTTTCTGTCGGACCAATTATGTGGGTCTTGTTTTCTGAGATATTCCCAATTTCTATACGAGGTATTGCCATACCTTTTTTCACCATCATTACAAGTTTAACCAACTATGTAGTGCAACAGTTTTTTCCGTGGCAATTAGCCACAATGGGTGGTAGTGCTATTTTTCTTTTTTATGCGGCTACTGTTGCCATTGGTTTGGTTGTAATATGGAGGTACTTAAAAGAAACCAAGAATATGAGTATTGAAGAAATACAATTGGCACTTCTAAAAAAATAA
- a CDS encoding glycoside hydrolase family 127 protein — protein MSISKIDQKLATNLTFNTNSKLKSIGIGDCNWTGGFWADKFKTAEEIMVPYMGDLLCGDVGHALNNFKIAAGLKEGEHKGMFWHDGDFYKFIEAKTYIYAYTKNASILSEIDEYISIISQAQEDDGYLQTQIQLRKDADRYENRKYHEMYNTGHLLISACIHHNVTGQNNFLNIAIKHADLLHTIFKPETKHFGRFGFNQTQIMGLVELYRTVGDAKYLRLAEKFINNRGKYEVKHDSTTIGYPIGDMVQERTPLRESKEAVGHAVLALYYYAGAADVYSETGEQALLNALDLLWDNVTQKKMYVTGAVGQAHYGASANLDMIEEGFIDAYMMPNMTAYNETCANLCNAMFSYRMFGIHGESKYMDIIELVLYNSGLSGISVEGKEYFYANPLRMINNTRDYEAHENVTETPNREPYLECFCCPPNLVRTISKVSGWAYSVSDNGVSVNLYGSNHLKTNLSDGTIVRLTQETDYPWNGRIKITVQECKTESFEIAFRIPGWAKSATLQVNGEPTSIQLTPGTFARINRVWKMGDVVLLDIPMEINLVEGHPRIEEVRNQIAIKRGPVVYCIESPDLPKNTEVLNVYFNCNTELKEEFRPEFLGGVSVVKGEILIRKDKAEGMYQTVTKPQWEVYKTQFVPYFAWSNRGQAEMTVFMPVVWE, from the coding sequence ATGAGCATTTCTAAAATAGATCAGAAACTAGCCACAAATTTGACTTTTAATACAAATAGTAAGTTGAAAAGTATTGGCATCGGAGATTGTAATTGGACAGGAGGTTTTTGGGCTGATAAGTTCAAAACTGCAGAGGAAATTATGGTACCCTATATGGGTGACCTATTATGTGGTGATGTTGGGCATGCCTTAAACAATTTCAAAATTGCTGCTGGTCTTAAAGAGGGTGAGCATAAAGGGATGTTTTGGCATGATGGCGATTTTTATAAATTCATTGAGGCAAAAACATATATCTATGCGTATACCAAGAATGCCAGTATACTTTCTGAAATAGATGAATATATCTCTATTATCTCACAAGCTCAAGAAGATGATGGTTATCTGCAAACACAAATACAACTTCGTAAAGATGCTGATCGTTACGAAAACAGAAAATATCATGAGATGTACAATACTGGGCATTTATTAATAAGTGCTTGTATTCATCATAACGTTACCGGACAAAATAATTTTTTGAATATCGCCATAAAACATGCCGATCTACTTCATACCATATTCAAGCCCGAAACGAAACATTTTGGACGATTTGGATTTAACCAAACTCAAATTATGGGCTTGGTAGAGCTATATAGAACAGTTGGCGATGCAAAGTATTTGAGGTTAGCAGAAAAATTCATAAATAACCGTGGTAAGTATGAGGTAAAACATGATTCTACCACAATAGGGTATCCTATTGGTGATATGGTTCAAGAGCGCACTCCTTTACGTGAATCTAAAGAAGCTGTCGGTCATGCTGTTTTAGCTTTATATTATTATGCTGGTGCTGCAGATGTATATTCTGAAACTGGGGAGCAGGCATTACTAAATGCATTAGACCTACTTTGGGATAATGTTACCCAAAAGAAAATGTATGTAACCGGTGCAGTCGGTCAGGCGCATTACGGCGCTTCTGCCAATTTAGATATGATTGAAGAGGGGTTTATAGATGCATACATGATGCCTAATATGACTGCTTACAACGAGACTTGTGCCAATTTATGCAATGCAATGTTCAGTTATCGCATGTTCGGTATTCATGGCGAATCTAAATATATGGATATCATAGAACTGGTACTTTATAATAGTGGGCTATCTGGCATAAGTGTAGAGGGTAAAGAGTATTTCTATGCCAATCCGTTACGAATGATCAATAATACGCGAGATTATGAAGCCCATGAAAATGTAACAGAAACACCTAATAGGGAACCTTATTTAGAATGCTTTTGTTGTCCTCCAAATTTGGTTAGGACTATATCAAAAGTTTCAGGGTGGGCATATAGCGTGTCTGATAACGGGGTTTCCGTAAATCTTTATGGATCAAATCACTTAAAAACAAATCTATCTGACGGAACTATTGTAAGGCTTACCCAAGAAACTGATTATCCTTGGAACGGTCGTATTAAAATCACTGTTCAGGAATGTAAAACCGAATCATTTGAAATTGCATTTCGCATACCAGGTTGGGCGAAATCTGCTACATTACAAGTTAATGGAGAGCCCACTTCAATACAACTAACTCCCGGAACTTTTGCTAGAATTAATAGGGTTTGGAAAATGGGTGACGTTGTTCTTTTAGATATACCTATGGAAATTAATCTAGTTGAAGGTCACCCTAGAATAGAAGAAGTTCGTAATCAAATTGCGATAAAGCGTGGTCCTGTTGTGTACTGTATAGAGTCTCCAGATTTACCTAAAAATACAGAAGTACTAAATGTATATTTTAATTGTAATACCGAACTTAAAGAGGAATTTAGACCTGAGTTTTTAGGCGGAGTATCTGTTGTGAAAGGTGAGATTTTAATACGAAAAGATAAGGCGGAAGGTATGTATCAAACAGTTACTAAGCCCCAATGGGAGGTTTATAAAACCCAGTTTGTACCTTATTTTGCATGGAGCAATAGGGGGCAAGCAGAAATGACCGTATTCATGCCTGTTGTTTGGGAGTAA